The Capra hircus breed San Clemente chromosome 11, ASM170441v1, whole genome shotgun sequence genomic interval AGAGGGCCGCCCGTCCAGAGGAGCTGGCGTGGGGTCAGCTCCCCGGGGTCAAGCCAGGGTCCACACCACCACAGCTCTGCTCATAGGACGGCGGGGCCTCTGCAGGGAGACAACCAGGTCTGCACAGGGCCCGGGGCACTCCCTCCccgccaggccccaggcccccacTCACCATAGGGGTAGCCCCACGAACTATACTCCGGGGGGAGGATCAGGGTGCTGGAGGTGGGCACCGGACCTCCAGAACCCTCTGCAAAGTAGGGCACAGTGGCACCTGTGGAGATGCACAAGGGAGGTGGCAGAGGGTGCGGAGCAGGGCTGCCATCCTGAGGACGGGGTTCTGGGGCACCATGGGGCACAGAGCCAAGGGCCgcatgcggctgctgctgctgggagtGGCTCTtggtggagagagagacaggatCCGAGAAGAAGTGAGGGCCACTGGCCACAGCCTCCGCCTCCTCCTGGGGCGGCGCCGAGGGTACCACCAGGCCGGGGCCTGGCCGGGGGCTCAGTGGGACGTGGTTCACAGCGATGTTCCCGATGAAGACCGGGAGCGTCACGACAGCTTCCGGTTGTTTCAGGGAGACCTAGGGAGGTTGTGCACGTGAGGAGCCAGGCCGCGGcccatcctccctccccacccctgacccCTACCACCTGCAGATAGTAGTCCACGTGGATAAGGCTGCAGCCCGGCAGGGCAGACTGGGGCAGGGCGGGCACCAGAACCTGCTCCTGCCACTGAGCCCGCCGCCAGGCCTTGACGCCGGCCCCCTCCACCTCGGCGATGGTCCGCACATCGTAAATCCAGCGCTTGGCCTTGTAGGACACTTTCTGGGGAAGGGCCAGCGTGTGAGCCTGAGCAGGCCAGCCACCCGCCCCTCCTCTGCCCCATGGGGATGGGGCCCAGCAGCCATGGGGACACTGACCTGCAGCAGACTGGCCACCACCGGGCTGGTGTCCTTGCCTGACTGGTTCTCAATGTCTGCCTGCAGCCGCAGCACCTGCCCTACCACGTAGCCTCGGAGGTCGGTGCTGGCCGTGAGGACCACGCTGCCCGTCTTCACCAGCTTGTAGGAGAACTTCTTGGTGGTGGAGGCCACATTGGGTTGCTTGGGAGGAGAGCAGGGAAGGGGTTTGGCGGGTGTGAGCAGACAGGATCCCCAGGGTCAGCTCAGAACTGAGGCTGCTGCTTCCACAGGCCGCCTCACCTGTGCTGGGGACAGGGCATCAGACAAGGGTGGCAGCCACCCGGGAGGCCACTGCCCCAGGCTCACCTCGATGTCTGGGATGCTGTTCAGGTTCAGGGGACTCAAGATGTAGAACACGCGGCTGCACTGGTGATCCTTGGAAAAACGTGGTGTGTCGATGGTGGCCCGCACCTGGTGTACAATCTTCCCGAAAGGGCCCTCAAAGGACGTGGGAGCCGTGGCTGGAGAAAGAGCAGGGACTAAGGTCCCActgtcccccacctcccacccgccCTCACCAACTGCCACCGCCGGGCGGGGGCGGGCTCTCACCAGGAAGCAGGAACTGGAAGGGGAAGCTGTGCTCTCCAGCAGGCAGGCTCCCTGAGGACACgagagaggtggggagaggggacaaGGCGCCATCACAGGGCCCAAGGCAGAAGCAGGCCCTGCAGCCGACAAGCTCCCACTGCACCCGTCCAAACCTGGGAGGAACTGGCCCCTCCAGCCCCAAGCCCCCAGCAGGCAGTGCCCTGTTCCTGCCACAGAGAGAAACCCTGGGAGAGGGCAGGCCAGCCACGGGGAGGCCAGAGGCAGGTGGGAAAGTAGGGGGACAGACAGACCCATCTcagtgggaggaggtgaggggtGGGTTCCAGACTCACCCTTGTCGGCCAGAGACAGGGCACTGTTGAAGTAGCTCTCCTCCACCACCCAGGCCGAGTCGTTGGCCTTGTTGGAGACCCTGCAGGACCCCGTGCAGGTCACGCGGATGGCTGCAAGGCAGGGACCGT includes:
- the ARRDC1 gene encoding arrestin domain-containing protein 1 isoform X3, with amino-acid sequence MGRVQLFEVRLNHGRVVYSPGEPLVGAVRVRLGAPLPFRAIRVTCTGSCRVSNKANDSAWVVEESYFNSALSLADKATAPTSFEGPFGKIVHQVRATIDTPRFSKDHQCSRVFYILSPLNLNSIPDIEQPNVASTTKKFSYKLVKTGSVVLTASTDLRGYVVGQVLRLQADIENQSGKDTSPVVASLLQKVSYKAKRWIYDVRTIAEVEGAGVKAWRRAQWQEQVLVPALPQSALPGCSLIHVDYYLQVSLKQPEAVVTLPVFIGNIAVNHVPLSPRPGPGLVVPSAPPQEEAEAVASGPHFFSDPVSLSTKSHSQQQQPHAALGSVPHGAPEPRPQDGSPAPHPLPPPLCISTGATVPYFAEGSGGPVPTSSTLILPPEYSSWGYPYGEWGPGAWRGGSAPGPVQTWLSPCRGPAVL
- the ARRDC1 gene encoding arrestin domain-containing protein 1 isoform X1, with product MGRVQLFEVRLNHGRVVYSPGEPLVGAVRVRLGAPLPFRAIRVTCTGSCRVSNKANDSAWVVEESYFNSALSLADKGSLPAGEHSFPFQFLLPATAPTSFEGPFGKIVHQVRATIDTPRFSKDHQCSRVFYILSPLNLNSIPDIEQPNVASTTKKFSYKLVKTGSVVLTASTDLRGYVVGQVLRLQADIENQSGKDTSPVVASLLQKVSYKAKRWIYDVRTIAEVEGAGVKAWRRAQWQEQVLVPALPQSALPGCSLIHVDYYLQVSLKQPEAVVTLPVFIGNIAVNHVPLSPRPGPGLVVPSAPPQEEAEAVASGPHFFSDPVSLSTKSHSQQQQPHAALGSVPHGAPEPRPQDGSPAPHPLPPPLCISTGATVPYFAEGSGGPVPTSSTLILPPEYSSWGYPYGEWGPGAWRGGSAPGPVQTWLSPCRGPAVL
- the ARRDC1 gene encoding arrestin domain-containing protein 1 isoform X2, which translates into the protein MGRVQLFEVRLNHGRVVYSPGEPLVGAVRVRLGAPLPFRAIRVTCTGSCRVSNKANDSAWVVEESYFNSALSLADKGSLPAGEHSFPFQFLLPATAPTSFEGPFGKIVHQVRATIDTPRFSKDHQCSRVFYILSPLNLNSIPDIEQPNVASTTKKFSYKLVKTGSVVLTASTDLRGYVVGQVLRLQADIENQSGKDTSPVVASLLQKVSYKAKRWIYDVRTIAEVEGAGVKAWRRAQWQEQVLVPALPQSALPGCSLIHVDYYLQVSLKQPEAVVTLPVFIGNIAVNHVPLSPRPGPGLVVPSAPPQEEAEAVASGPHFFSDPVSLSTKSHSQQQQPHAALGSVPHGAPEPRPQDGSPAPHPLPPPLCISTGATVPYFAEGSGGPVPTSSTLILPPEYSSWGYPYEAPPSYEQSCGGVDPGLTPGS